Proteins from one Acidiferrobacterales bacterium genomic window:
- a CDS encoding RNA pyrophosphohydrolase gives MEEYIRQSAYRPNVAIVLCNKQAQVLWARRTRRDGWQFPQGGIAPNETSDEAAYRELEEELGLKRCHVRLIGSTNQWFQYDIPRKYLRNRYLSRFRGQTQKWFLFEFIGKESDFCLDCSSHPEFDDWKWVDYRSAADRVVSFKQAVYRDALAELEPYLGCIRENE, from the coding sequence ATGGAGGAGTATATTCGACAATCCGCCTATCGTCCTAACGTAGCGATTGTATTGTGCAACAAGCAGGCACAGGTACTCTGGGCGCGACGTACAAGACGCGATGGATGGCAATTCCCGCAAGGTGGCATCGCGCCGAATGAGACTTCTGACGAGGCGGCATACCGTGAACTGGAAGAGGAACTGGGTCTGAAACGCTGCCATGTCCGACTGATCGGTTCGACCAATCAATGGTTCCAGTATGATATTCCGCGAAAATATCTTCGGAATCGATATCTGAGCCGATTCCGGGGACAGACGCAGAAGTGGTTCCTGTTCGAGTTTATCGGCAAGGAGTCTGATTTCTGTCTAGACTGCTCATCCCACCCCGAGTTCGATGACTGGAAGTGGGTTGACTATCGGTCGGCTGCGGATCGCGTGGTGAGTTTCAAGCAAGCGGTGTATCGCGATGCGCTTGCGGAACTCGAACCGTATCTGGGTT